A single window of Anomaloglossus baeobatrachus isolate aAnoBae1 chromosome 9, aAnoBae1.hap1, whole genome shotgun sequence DNA harbors:
- the LOC142250763 gene encoding synaptonemal complex central element protein 1-like, whose translation MDTLLAQAADMSGGAGCMDPKMDEVLKKISSVQKDREQNEAEKQKLDKEIEAEERELQKLYAEKTALKEILVKKEETVHLLKLKRDNQLKKEKKIQEQVEESKKRIDDLTAKIKEEKLKQRKQRIEFLEQMEDLMKQHKALAKFYNAKRLGAETNEMKVRIKELLLEEKEKSAKLRELEETEAKLREEGVLTSENLFLRSKQATCAIKLFEEENSRAKVMMEEETVRQTEVLNKYNRLKSTLEDAEKKLSQALANKPPPQPSKGAAPPSTILFSFTR comes from the exons ATGGATACATTGTTGGCCCAGGCTGCAGACATGTCAGGGGGAG CAGGATGTATGGACCCAAAGATGGATGAAGTCCTGAAGAAGATCAGCTCTGTCCAGAAAG ATCGGGAGCAGAACGAGGCCGAGAAGCAGAAACTAGACAAGGAGATAGAGGCAGAAGAGCGGGAGCTGCAGAAAC TGTATGCAGAAAAAACAGCGCTGAAAGAAATACTCGTGAAAAAGGAAG AAACCGTCCATCTCCTGAAGCTGAAACGTGACAATCAGCTCAAGAAAGAGAAGAA AATACAAGAGCAAGTGGAGGAGAGCAAAAAGAGGATTGATGACCTGACCGCAAAAATTAAAGAGGAGAAGCTAAAGCAGAGGAAGCAGAG GATTGAATTTCTGGAACAGATGGAAGATCTGATGAAACAGCACAAGGCCCTGGCAAAGTTTTAT AATGCAAAAAGACTGGGCGCAGAAACCAATGAAATGAAAGTGCGGATAAAGGAGCTTTTACTAGAAG AAAAGGAGAAGTCGGCCAAACTCAGGGAACTTGAAGAAACTGAGGCCAAACTGAGAGAGGAAGGAGTCCTGACTTCAGAAAATCTCTTCCTGCGCAGCAAGCAAGCGACATGTGCAAT AAAACTATTTGAGGAGGAAAACAGCCGTGCCAAGGTCATGATGGAAGAGGAAACTGTGCGACAGACAGAAGTCCTGAACAAATATAACAG GTTGAAATCGACGCTGGAAGACGCTGAAAAGAAGCTGTCACAGGCCTTGGCAAATAAGCCCCCACCGCAGCCCAGCAAGGGGGCCGCCCCGCCCAGCACCATCCTATTCTCATTCACCAGATAG
- the SFT2D3 gene encoding vesicle transport protein SFT2C — MADLGRQLQEYVAQNKAGSSGVSAASSPAERQSSEPGWRAWFSPPSGGLSWSWSALDPDPFLPGMSGTQRLMAAAVCAGMAALCFGLAGLYVPLLLLRARKFAMLWSMGSVLGLCSAGLLRGPSRLLREPDPWAFFYLAALGATLYAALGFRSTPLTLLGAAAQVITGAALLLGLLPGGAAGRRYISGLCGGLLKRGVSKALPV; from the coding sequence ATGGCGGACCTGGGCCGGCAGTTACAGGAGTACGTGGCGCAGAATAAGGCCGGGAGCAGCGGCGTGTCTGCGGCCTCCTCCCCCGCGGAGCGGCAGAGCTCGGAGCCGGGGTGGCGGGCCTGGTTCTCTCCTCCCAGCGGCGGCCTGTCCTGGTCATGGAGCGCCCTGGATCCGGATCCTTTCCTGCCGGGGATGTCCGGGACGCAGAGGCTGATGGCGGCCGCGGTGTGTGCGGGCATGGCCGCTCTGTGCTTCGGCCTGGCCGGACTGTatgtgccgctgctgctgctccggGCTCGGAAGTTCGCCATGCTCTGGTCTATGGGCTCCGTGCTGGGCCTGTGCTCCGCCGGCCTCCTGCGCGGGCCCAGCCGCCTGCTCCGGGAGCCCGACCCCTGGGCCTTCTTCTACCTGGCCGCGCTGGGGGCCACGCTGTACGCGGCGCTGGGCTTCCGGAGCACCCCGCTCACCCTGCTGGGGGCCGCCGCACAGGTCATCACCGGAGCCGCGCTGCTGCTGGGCCTGCTACCGGGCGGCGCCGCGGGGAGGCGCTACATCAGCGGCCTGTGCGGGGGTCTGCTGAAGAGGGGGGTCTCCAAAGCGCTGCCCGTGTAG
- the FTSJ1 gene encoding tRNA (cytidine(32)/guanosine(34)-2'-O)-methyltransferase: MGRSSKDKRDIYYRLAKEEGWRARSAFKLLQLDEEYGLLSGVQRAVDLCAAPGSWSQVLSRKLRSGSEATEVKIVAVDLQAMAPLPGVIQIQGDITKVSTAHEIIRHFEGRPADLVVCDGAPDVTGLHDIDEYIQAQLLLAALNITTHVLRAGGTFVAKIFRGKDVTLLYSQLKIFFREVTCAKPRSSRNSSIEAFVVCQGYSPPEGYAPNMSNPLLDHCYNVDFNQLEGPNRVIVPFLACGDLSAYDSDKTYPLQLESGKEYSYMPPNQPPIRPPYQEACFLKKNNLLAKERPPSPVTTPSTTTVGEDEAASAAVQTLSISS, encoded by the exons ATGGGGCGCTCCTCCAAGGACAAGAGGGACATCTACTACCGCCTGGCCAAGGAGGAGGGCTGGAGAGCGCGCAGTGCCTTCAAGCTGCTGCAGCTGGACGAGGAGTACGGGCTGCTCTCAG GAGTGCAGCGAGCGGTGGACCTGTGCGCGGCCCCCGGGAGCTGGAGCCAGGTTCTCAGCAGGAAGCTCAG GTCCGGCAGTGAGGCCACAGAGGTGAAGATTGTGGCAGTGGACCTTCAGGCCATGGCTCCTTTACCCGGAGTCATCCAGATTCAGGGAGACATTACAAAG GTCTCCACAGCTCATGAGATCATCCGACACTTTGAGGGGCGGCCGGCGGACCTTGTGGTGTGTGACGGGGCCCCTGACG TGACCGGACTGCACGACATTGATGAGTATATTCAGGCTCAGCTCCTACTGGCG GCGTTAAACATCACGACTCACGTGCTGAGAGCGGGGGGCACGTTTGTGGCCAAG ATTTTTCGTGGAAAAGACGTCACCCTCCTGTATTCGCAGCTCAAGATCTTTTTCCGGGAAGTCACATGCGCCAAACCTCGGAGCAGCCGCAATTCCAGTATAG AGGCGTTCGTCGTCTGCCAGGGATACAGCCCCCCGGAGGGGTACGCACCCAACATGTCTAACCCCCTGCTGGACCACTGCTACA ATGTGGATTTTAACCAGCTCGAGGGTCCGAACCGCGTGATCGTTCCCTTTCTGGCCTGCGGAGACTTGAGTGCCTACGACTCGGACAAAACATACCCTCTACAG TTGGAAAGTGGAAAGGAGTACAGCTACATGCCCCCGAATCAGCCCCCGATCCGTCCGCCCTATCAGGAGGCCTGCTTCTTAAAGAAGAACAATCTCCTTGCCAAAGAAAGACCCCCTTCCCCGGTGACCACCCCTTCAACCACCACCGTCGGTGAAGATGAAGCGGCGAGTGCTGCTGTCCAGACACTGTCCATTTCGTCTTGA